In Chloroflexota bacterium, a single window of DNA contains:
- the surE gene encoding 5'/3'-nucleotidase SurE — protein sequence MRILATNDDGIYAPGLWKLVEALSPLGEVWVVAPDREQSGVGTSLTLHDPLRLQPIAPPIPGIPTFAVEGTPGDCVVLGLGQVVKGEVDLVVAGVNQGANLGNDVYVSGTVGAAFHGYFYDLPAIAVSVVSFKDVLYEPAARLARLLAQRVGQGVLPRGELLLNVNLPNLPLSDIKGMEVTGLARRAYSDIIKEGHDGKRDYYWIMRGRAEWDDQPGTDIKAIKDGKISITPLRAGPGANLVAGVLKELCPELFEALLTAA from the coding sequence ATGAGGATCCTGGCTACCAACGACGACGGTATCTATGCCCCGGGCCTGTGGAAGCTGGTGGAGGCCCTCTCCCCGCTGGGGGAGGTCTGGGTGGTGGCCCCCGATAGGGAGCAGAGCGGGGTGGGCACTTCCCTCACCCTCCACGACCCCCTGCGCCTCCAGCCGATAGCCCCTCCCATCCCCGGCATCCCTACCTTTGCCGTGGAGGGCACCCCGGGAGACTGCGTGGTGCTGGGCCTGGGCCAGGTGGTGAAGGGAGAGGTGGACCTGGTGGTGGCGGGGGTCAACCAGGGAGCCAACCTGGGAAACGATGTCTACGTCTCCGGCACGGTGGGGGCAGCTTTCCACGGCTACTTCTACGACCTCCCCGCTATAGCTGTATCCGTGGTCTCCTTCAAGGATGTCCTCTATGAGCCCGCAGCCCGCCTGGCCCGCCTCCTGGCCCAGAGGGTAGGCCAGGGGGTGCTGCCCCGGGGGGAGCTCCTGCTCAACGTAAACCTGCCCAACCTGCCCTTGAGCGACATAAAGGGGATGGAGGTGACCGGCCTGGCCCGCCGGGCCTACTCGGACATCATCAAGGAGGGCCACGACGGCAAGCGGGACTACTACTGGATTATGCGGGGCAGGGCGGAGTGGGACGACCAGCCGGGGACCGATATCAAGGCCATCAAAGATGGAAAAATCTCCATCACCCCCCTCCGGGCCGGCCCCGGGGCCAACCTGGTGGCCGGTGTGCTGAAGGAGCTTTGCCCCGAGCTCTTTGAGGCCCTCTTGACAGCAGCCTAG